Proteins encoded within one genomic window of Variovorax sp. OAS795:
- a CDS encoding malto-oligosyltrehalose synthase — MDDSGDRANEALERLCLHHGISPAYVDAFGTQRHATPESLAALLAEFGVQAGAMHDEAAGSSPVPAMPPVLVVQANTPQWALQLPHLSGRLHWRLTDEEGRSRQGEADAQPWPHGSCTLHLSEALAPGYHWLHIDGLVGQTMVIASPGRCYRPPAVQGGGRVWGPAVQLYGLRSQRNWGIGDFSDLETLIDGMAAEGADMVGLNPLHAMFPTDPLRASPYSPSSRQWLNLLYIDVEAIEDFADCDAARRRVESPEFQGRLAALRAAPLVDHAGVWAAKSEVLALLFEHFRTHHLAPAGVPDERGTAFLQFVADHGEPLRRHALFEALQAHFAAADPHCWGWLAWPEAYRDAEAPEVRAFEARHADRLHYHQYLQWVADAQLARAGARCEALGMGIGLYLDLAVSADRGGSDAWTAQHCFAVGASIGAPPDEFNPAGQNWGLPPLRPDRLRTHHYDPFVQMLRANMRHAGALRIDHVMGLMRLFWIPPGRTAHDGAYVRYPVEEMLAIVAVESHRHRCMVVGEDLGTVEDAMREALARADVLSYRLLYFEKQQGGGFTPPENYPAAALVAISTHDLATLAGWWSGHDLRLRLALGLFPDPRLFDAQLLARAQERIRLLLAVREAGLLSQDEAAQALAHATPSPRTMQAVHAYLAAAPSALMVFQLEDVAGDVEQANMPGTTDTHPNWRRKLASSVQELVAGDAMQGLAERLRTARPRRSAGAEPAPQHRLLAQVPRATYRLQFHKGFGFDDAIRVLPYLAQLGVSHVYCSPIQRARAGSTHGYDVVAHAEINPELGGAEGFARFVEALRAHGLGQLLDMVPNHMGVLGADNAWWMDVLENGPASLFAHHFDIDWKPLNPELAGKVLLPVLGGHYGEVLANAELVLHFEAQEGSFALRYFDHRFPLAPETYPVVLARALPHLKDPALSAQLASLSTAFGHLPGQHAQTPAECTERVRDKALFKARLAQLAQQHPSLARAVLAAVAELNLPLPQARDALHQLIEEQAYRLAYWRVAADEINYRRFFDINDLAAVRMERDEVFEATQAFALDLAAEGVVDGLRIDHPDGLYDPARYFRQLQEGYARRAGIVLPVTMDADGRPPRPLYVVAEKIAASEEEVPAAWHVHGTTGYRFANVANGVLVDTRAAAALRKTWHEFTGETQPFDAVAASSKREVMRSALSSELNVLSTELLRIARADRSTRDYTLNALRRALTGVAACMPVYRTYIVDAPSTQDAHFIDAATQSAERQSRDADRSVFAFVRRSLRGEAAEDASPQWAERVRRFAMRFQQFSAPVAAKGVEDTSFYRYFPLSSLNEVGGEPDHFGFDVPEFHLLSADRARHWPHTMLATSTHDNKRSEDVRNRIDVLSEIPGEWRDALARWHALCRGKEETAAPSRADEYLLYQTLLGTLPHGGLDSAAVPAYEQRVWQYMQKAAREAKLHTRWTQPEPHYEEALQGLVKRILARREEGGCLADIQRMADRLSWFGAWNGLTLTLLKYASPGVPDLYQGSELIDLSLVDPDNRRPVDYELRTSRLGQLQAMAAEPDLPARVQALAEAPHDGGAKLWFIWRMLSMRREHPELFREGGYEGLEVEGPLARHVVAFARRHEGRTLVVMAGRLFAGVARGDGSAPVLPDAAAWRDTKVVLPGDLGGAELENVLTGEPVSLKGNAVPLDEAFCRMPWAAFKV, encoded by the coding sequence GTGGATGATTCGGGTGATCGCGCCAACGAGGCGCTGGAACGCCTCTGCCTGCACCACGGCATCTCGCCTGCCTATGTGGATGCGTTCGGAACGCAGCGCCATGCAACGCCCGAGAGCCTGGCCGCGCTGCTGGCCGAATTCGGCGTGCAGGCGGGCGCCATGCACGACGAGGCGGCCGGCTCGTCGCCCGTGCCCGCCATGCCGCCGGTGTTGGTGGTCCAGGCGAACACACCGCAGTGGGCGTTGCAGCTGCCGCATCTCTCCGGCCGGCTCCACTGGCGCCTGACCGACGAGGAAGGGCGATCGCGGCAAGGCGAAGCCGACGCACAGCCGTGGCCGCATGGCAGCTGCACGCTGCATCTGTCGGAAGCGCTTGCGCCGGGCTACCACTGGCTGCACATCGACGGCCTGGTGGGCCAGACCATGGTGATCGCGTCGCCGGGCCGCTGCTACCGGCCGCCTGCGGTGCAGGGCGGCGGCCGCGTCTGGGGACCGGCGGTGCAGCTCTACGGCCTGCGATCGCAGCGCAACTGGGGCATCGGCGATTTCAGCGACCTGGAGACGTTGATCGACGGCATGGCCGCCGAGGGCGCCGACATGGTCGGGCTCAATCCGCTGCATGCGATGTTCCCGACCGACCCGCTGCGCGCCAGCCCCTACAGCCCGTCGTCCCGGCAATGGCTCAACCTGCTGTACATCGACGTGGAAGCGATCGAGGATTTCGCGGACTGCGATGCCGCGCGCCGCCGCGTCGAATCGCCCGAGTTCCAGGGCCGGCTCGCGGCATTGCGTGCCGCGCCGCTGGTCGACCATGCCGGCGTCTGGGCCGCAAAGTCCGAGGTGCTGGCCTTGCTGTTCGAGCACTTCCGCACGCACCACCTGGCGCCGGCCGGTGTGCCGGACGAACGGGGCACGGCGTTCCTGCAGTTCGTTGCGGACCATGGAGAGCCCCTCCGGCGGCACGCGCTTTTCGAGGCGCTGCAGGCCCACTTTGCCGCGGCCGACCCGCACTGCTGGGGCTGGCTCGCATGGCCCGAAGCGTACCGCGACGCGGAGGCTCCCGAGGTGCGTGCCTTCGAGGCGCGGCACGCCGACCGACTGCACTACCACCAGTACCTGCAATGGGTGGCCGATGCCCAGCTTGCGCGCGCCGGCGCGCGCTGCGAAGCGCTCGGCATGGGCATCGGGCTCTACCTGGACCTGGCCGTCTCGGCGGACCGCGGCGGCTCCGACGCATGGACCGCGCAGCACTGCTTCGCGGTCGGCGCGAGCATCGGCGCGCCGCCGGACGAGTTCAACCCCGCGGGGCAGAACTGGGGCCTGCCGCCGCTGCGGCCGGACCGCCTGCGCACCCATCACTACGATCCCTTCGTGCAGATGCTGCGCGCCAACATGCGGCATGCGGGCGCGCTGCGCATCGACCATGTCATGGGTCTGATGCGCCTGTTCTGGATTCCGCCCGGCCGCACGGCGCACGACGGTGCCTATGTGCGCTACCCGGTGGAAGAGATGCTCGCCATCGTGGCGGTCGAAAGCCATCGCCACCGCTGCATGGTGGTGGGCGAAGATTTGGGCACGGTGGAAGACGCGATGCGCGAAGCGCTCGCGCGCGCCGATGTGCTCTCTTACCGGCTGCTGTACTTCGAGAAGCAGCAGGGCGGCGGCTTCACGCCGCCGGAGAACTATCCCGCGGCCGCGCTGGTGGCCATCAGCACGCACGACCTCGCCACGCTGGCCGGCTGGTGGTCGGGCCACGACCTTCGCCTGCGCCTGGCGCTCGGGCTGTTTCCCGACCCGCGGCTGTTCGATGCCCAACTGCTGGCCCGCGCGCAGGAGCGCATCCGCCTGCTGCTGGCCGTGCGCGAGGCGGGCCTGCTGTCGCAGGACGAGGCGGCGCAGGCGCTGGCGCATGCCACGCCGTCGCCGCGCACCATGCAGGCCGTGCATGCCTACCTGGCCGCGGCGCCATCGGCACTCATGGTGTTCCAGCTCGAAGACGTGGCCGGCGACGTGGAGCAGGCCAACATGCCCGGCACCACCGACACGCACCCCAACTGGCGGCGCAAGCTCGCATCGAGCGTGCAGGAGCTCGTGGCGGGCGACGCCATGCAGGGCCTGGCCGAACGCCTGCGCACCGCACGGCCGCGCCGCAGTGCCGGTGCGGAACCGGCGCCGCAGCACCGGCTGCTGGCGCAGGTGCCGCGGGCCACCTACCGGTTGCAGTTTCACAAGGGCTTCGGTTTCGACGATGCGATCCGCGTGCTGCCTTACCTCGCGCAGCTGGGCGTGAGCCATGTGTATTGCTCGCCGATCCAGCGCGCCCGAGCGGGCAGCACGCACGGCTACGACGTGGTGGCCCATGCCGAGATCAACCCGGAGCTCGGCGGCGCCGAAGGATTCGCGCGCTTCGTCGAGGCGCTGCGGGCGCACGGCCTCGGGCAGCTGCTGGACATGGTGCCCAACCACATGGGCGTGCTCGGCGCCGACAACGCGTGGTGGATGGACGTGCTGGAGAACGGCCCGGCCTCGCTGTTCGCGCATCACTTCGACATCGACTGGAAGCCGCTCAACCCGGAGCTGGCCGGCAAGGTGCTGCTGCCGGTGCTCGGCGGCCACTACGGCGAAGTGCTGGCCAACGCGGAGCTGGTGCTGCACTTCGAGGCGCAGGAGGGCAGCTTTGCGCTGCGCTACTTCGACCACCGGTTTCCGCTGGCGCCCGAGACCTATCCCGTGGTGCTGGCGCGCGCGTTGCCGCACCTGAAGGACCCGGCGCTGTCGGCCCAGCTTGCGAGCCTGTCGACCGCCTTCGGTCACCTGCCTGGCCAGCACGCGCAAACGCCCGCCGAATGCACGGAGCGCGTGCGCGACAAGGCGCTGTTCAAGGCCCGCCTCGCGCAGCTGGCGCAACAGCATCCGTCGCTGGCGCGCGCGGTGCTCGCGGCAGTGGCCGAGCTCAACCTGCCGCTTCCGCAGGCGCGCGACGCGCTGCACCAGCTCATCGAGGAGCAGGCCTATCGGCTCGCCTATTGGCGCGTGGCGGCCGACGAGATCAACTACCGCCGCTTCTTCGACATCAACGACCTGGCGGCGGTGCGCATGGAGCGCGACGAGGTCTTCGAGGCCACGCAGGCCTTCGCGCTCGACCTGGCGGCCGAGGGCGTGGTGGACGGCCTGCGCATCGACCATCCCGACGGCCTCTACGATCCCGCCCGCTACTTTCGCCAGTTGCAGGAAGGCTATGCGCGCCGCGCCGGCATCGTGCTGCCCGTGACCATGGACGCCGACGGCCGGCCGCCGCGCCCGCTCTACGTGGTGGCCGAGAAGATCGCCGCCTCTGAAGAAGAAGTGCCGGCCGCGTGGCATGTGCACGGCACCACCGGCTACCGCTTTGCCAACGTGGCCAACGGCGTGCTGGTCGATACGCGCGCCGCCGCAGCCCTGCGCAAGACCTGGCATGAGTTCACCGGCGAGACGCAGCCGTTCGACGCCGTGGCCGCGTCGAGCAAGCGCGAGGTCATGCGCAGTGCGCTGTCGTCGGAGCTGAACGTGCTCTCCACCGAACTGCTCCGCATTGCGCGGGCCGACCGCAGCACGCGCGACTACACCCTCAACGCCTTGCGCCGCGCGCTCACCGGGGTCGCGGCCTGCATGCCGGTGTACCGGACGTACATCGTCGATGCGCCGTCCACGCAGGACGCGCACTTCATCGATGCTGCCACCCAATCGGCCGAACGCCAGAGCCGCGATGCCGACCGTTCGGTCTTCGCCTTCGTGCGCCGCTCGTTGCGGGGCGAGGCCGCCGAGGATGCATCGCCCCAGTGGGCCGAGCGCGTGCGCCGCTTCGCGATGCGCTTCCAGCAGTTCAGCGCGCCGGTCGCGGCCAAGGGCGTGGAAGACACCTCGTTCTACCGCTACTTTCCACTCAGCTCGCTCAACGAGGTGGGCGGCGAGCCCGACCATTTCGGCTTCGACGTGCCCGAGTTCCACCTGCTCAGCGCCGACCGCGCACGGCACTGGCCGCACACCATGCTCGCGACCTCGACGCACGACAACAAGCGCTCCGAAGACGTGCGCAACCGCATCGACGTGCTCTCCGAAATACCCGGCGAATGGCGCGATGCGCTTGCGCGCTGGCACGCGCTGTGCCGCGGCAAGGAGGAAACCGCCGCACCATCGCGCGCCGACGAATACCTGCTCTATCAAACCTTGCTCGGCACCTTGCCCCATGGCGGTCTCGATAGCGCTGCCGTTCCGGCCTACGAACAGCGCGTGTGGCAATACATGCAGAAAGCCGCGCGCGAAGCCAAGCTCCACACGCGCTGGACCCAGCCCGAGCCGCACTACGAAGAGGCGCTTCAAGGCCTGGTGAAGCGCATCCTGGCGCGGCGCGAAGAGGGCGGATGCCTCGCGGACATCCAGCGCATGGCCGACCGCCTGTCGTGGTTCGGCGCATGGAATGGCCTCACGCTCACGCTGCTGAAGTACGCCTCCCCCGGCGTGCCCGATCTCTACCAGGGCAGCGAACTCATCGACCTGAGCCTGGTCGATCCCGACAACCGGCGCCCCGTGGACTACGAACTGCGCACGAGCCGGCTCGGTCAACTCCAGGCGATGGCCGCCGAACCCGACCTCCCCGCCCGCGTGCAGGCGCTGGCCGAGGCGCCGCACGACGGCGGCGCCAAGCTGTGGTTCATCTGGCGCATGCTGTCCATGCGGCGCGAGCACCCGGAGCTCTTCCGCGAAGGCGGTTACGAAGGGCTCGAAGTCGAAGGGCCGTTGGCGCGGCACGTGGTGGCCTTTGCGCGAAGGCACGAAGGGCGCACGCTGGTGGTGATGGCAGGGCGCTTGTTTGCCGGCGTTGCACGTGGTGATGGCAGTGCGCCGGTGCTGCCGGATGCGGCGGCTTGGCGTGACACCAAGGTTGTGCTGCCGGGGGACTTGGGAGGCGCGGAGCTGGAGAACGTGCTGACCGGGGAACCCGTCTCGCTCAAGGGAAATGCTGTTCCGCTGGACGAGGCGTTCTGTCGCATGCCTTGGGCTGCCTTCAAGGTCTGA
- a CDS encoding RHS repeat-associated core domain-containing protein: MRTFGKALGSTTWTASNSADTLTQLSSGTWSYHRADGDATLSFDGSGKLQTEADRHGWARAYMYNGSGQLASITNGFGRTLALAYNGAGQLTTVTTPDARVIAYAYDSSGRLASVLYPDGKGRNFVYENASFPQALTGILDEAGVRWGTFAYDSTGRAISTQLAGAVSSYQVSYPSTGAATVVDPLGTSRSYNYSTTKGKLAVTGGSLPSGTGESDASSRTQDPNGLITSETDFKGVVTTTTWDVARRLPTTVVSAAGTPEAQTVTTRWHPTFSLPALVTEAGRTTAYTYDALGNTLSKTVTDTATSQARLWQWTYNAQQLVASATEPNGAATSYTYDPRGNVLTATNALGHATTYTYDNANRVASTTAPNGLVTTYTYDLRDRLLTQSVGGQTTTLTYKPYGSVQTLTLPTGLVLTYSHDAAHRLTGWSNNRGESGTYTLDGMGNRTAEQIKDSAASVAWNAARTINAINRLSAQTEGPNQASAFGYDANGELTRTTNGLNQSTQYGLDGLRRVKAVTDAANATATLQYNALDAVTEAKDFKGVATTYARDALGNATAEASADTGGASTQYDTLGLPSRLTDALGQATTITRDALGRPTGLVFADGKTTTLRYDLSANSKGYLSEIVDRSGTTEYTRDGFGRVTLKKQTLANGSVQQVSYSYNPNGTLASIGYPNGGGLLTHSYDATGRLTGLSLNGNPLVTGIAWNPLGQPTAWTWAFASPSLAASRSYDTAGRMTATEFSSYVYDAAGRITSLTQQLYAPGDTDPTHSSVAASNITWTVGYNAVGRITGFNATGSTAGFGYDANGNRSTSTRVLGTQSTSRSYTVGATSNRLAGFTQSINGASSTSVAYGYNANGDLVSDGLRSYTYDAEGRLAAATTGATDVSPTTRYAHNALGQRVFKTEPLYPPGQGDEADPGFMQSLIAFFTKLWSPATNQAEQLGYAYVYDEQGTLIAEAGSGGANSGGQASYFYLPTANGPVPIAAVINGATYAVHSDHLNTPRRLSNASGQAVWQWSYSAFGEEKPTIAKNRFANLDTTPNPGTTNLSAVKFNLRYPGQYADEESGLFYNGFRTYSPTIGRYTQGDPIGLGGGWNRFGYVGGNPLGATDRAGLDWDCYIPGGCVYRPQLFSPEGVPIAPPAASWPKPRQVSPLDFTIPGMIQDLCKGISDRMFSDGGRKKDVPNRADPGSVIEGNHRTREYGSDGKPVRDFDKPHQGYERPHVHEWEGGAREHPGRDYSPWPQGGN, from the coding sequence GTGCGCACCTTCGGGAAGGCGTTGGGCTCCACCACCTGGACCGCCAGCAACAGCGCCGACACCCTTACGCAACTCTCCTCGGGCACCTGGAGCTACCACCGTGCCGATGGTGACGCCACGCTCAGCTTCGACGGCTCCGGCAAGTTGCAGACCGAAGCGGATCGGCATGGCTGGGCCAGAGCCTACATGTACAACGGCAGTGGGCAACTGGCCTCCATCACGAATGGCTTCGGCCGCACCCTCGCGCTCGCGTACAACGGCGCGGGCCAGTTGACCACCGTCACGACCCCGGATGCCCGCGTCATCGCCTACGCCTACGACAGCTCGGGCCGCTTGGCCTCGGTCCTGTACCCCGACGGCAAGGGCCGCAATTTCGTCTACGAGAACGCCTCGTTTCCTCAGGCGCTGACCGGCATCCTCGATGAAGCCGGTGTCCGCTGGGGCACGTTCGCATACGACAGTACGGGCCGAGCGATCAGCACCCAACTCGCAGGCGCTGTGAGCAGCTATCAGGTGAGCTATCCGTCGACAGGGGCCGCCACCGTGGTCGACCCCCTGGGCACCAGCCGCAGCTACAACTACAGCACCACCAAGGGCAAGCTCGCAGTCACAGGCGGCTCATTGCCCTCCGGCACAGGAGAGTCGGACGCGTCATCACGCACCCAAGACCCCAACGGCCTGATCACCTCCGAGACCGACTTCAAGGGCGTGGTCACCACCACCACCTGGGACGTCGCCCGGCGCCTGCCCACCACCGTCGTCAGCGCCGCCGGCACCCCCGAAGCCCAGACCGTCACCACCCGGTGGCACCCCACCTTCTCGCTGCCCGCGCTGGTGACAGAGGCAGGCCGCACCACCGCCTACACCTACGACGCCCTGGGCAACACGCTGTCCAAGACCGTCACCGACACCGCCACCAGCCAGGCCCGCCTCTGGCAGTGGACCTACAACGCCCAGCAGCTGGTGGCGAGTGCGACTGAACCCAACGGCGCGGCCACCAGCTACACCTACGACCCCCGCGGCAACGTCCTCACCGCGACCAACGCCCTGGGCCACGCCACCACCTACACCTACGACAACGCCAACCGCGTGGCCAGCACAACCGCCCCCAACGGCCTCGTCACCACCTACACCTACGACCTGCGCGATCGCCTCTTGACCCAGAGCGTCGGCGGCCAGACCACCACGCTCACCTACAAGCCCTACGGCAGCGTCCAGACCCTCACGCTGCCCACCGGCCTCGTGCTCACCTACAGCCACGACGCCGCCCACCGCCTCACCGGCTGGAGCAACAACCGCGGCGAGAGCGGCACCTACACCCTGGACGGCATGGGCAACCGCACCGCCGAGCAGATCAAGGACAGCGCCGCCAGCGTGGCCTGGAACGCCGCGCGCACCATCAACGCCATCAACCGCCTGAGCGCCCAGACCGAAGGCCCCAACCAGGCCAGCGCCTTCGGCTACGACGCCAACGGCGAGCTCACCCGCACCACCAACGGCCTGAACCAGAGCACCCAGTACGGCCTGGACGGCCTGCGCCGCGTCAAGGCCGTCACCGATGCGGCCAACGCCACCGCCACCCTCCAGTACAACGCCCTGGACGCCGTCACCGAGGCCAAGGACTTCAAGGGCGTGGCCACCACCTACGCGCGCGACGCCCTGGGCAACGCCACCGCCGAGGCCAGCGCCGACACCGGCGGCGCCAGCACCCAGTACGACACCCTGGGCCTGCCCAGCCGGCTCACCGACGCCCTGGGCCAGGCCACCACCATCACCCGCGATGCCCTGGGCCGCCCCACCGGCCTCGTCTTCGCCGACGGCAAGACCACCACCCTGCGCTACGACCTCTCTGCCAACAGCAAGGGCTACCTCTCGGAGATCGTCGACCGCAGCGGCACCACCGAGTACACCCGCGACGGCTTCGGGCGCGTCACGCTGAAGAAGCAGACACTCGCGAATGGCAGCGTGCAGCAGGTCAGCTACAGCTACAACCCGAACGGCACATTGGCCAGCATCGGCTACCCCAACGGCGGCGGGCTGCTCACCCACAGCTACGACGCCACCGGCCGCCTCACCGGCCTGAGCCTGAACGGCAATCCTCTGGTCACCGGCATCGCCTGGAACCCGCTGGGCCAGCCCACCGCATGGACCTGGGCCTTCGCCAGCCCGAGCCTGGCCGCCAGCCGCAGCTACGACACCGCGGGTCGCATGACCGCCACCGAGTTCAGCAGCTACGTCTACGACGCCGCCGGGCGCATCACCAGCCTGACCCAGCAGCTCTATGCACCAGGCGACACCGACCCCACCCACAGCAGCGTTGCCGCGAGCAATATCACCTGGACCGTGGGCTACAACGCCGTGGGCCGCATCACCGGCTTCAACGCCACCGGCAGCACCGCCGGCTTCGGCTACGACGCCAACGGCAACCGAAGCACCAGCACGAGAGTGCTCGGCACCCAGAGCACCAGCCGCAGCTACACCGTGGGCGCCACCAGCAACCGCCTGGCCGGCTTCACCCAGAGCATCAACGGCGCCAGCAGCACCAGCGTGGCCTACGGCTACAACGCCAACGGCGACCTCGTGAGCGACGGGCTTCGCAGCTACACCTACGACGCCGAAGGCCGCCTGGCCGCGGCCACCACCGGCGCCACCGACGTGAGCCCGACCACGCGCTACGCGCACAACGCGCTGGGCCAGCGCGTGTTCAAGACCGAGCCGCTGTACCCGCCGGGCCAGGGCGACGAAGCCGACCCCGGCTTCATGCAGAGCCTGATCGCGTTCTTCACGAAGCTGTGGAGCCCCGCCACGAACCAGGCCGAGCAGCTGGGCTATGCCTATGTCTACGACGAGCAGGGCACCTTGATCGCGGAGGCGGGCAGCGGCGGGGCGAACAGCGGGGGGCAGGCCAGCTACTTCTACCTGCCGACGGCCAATGGGCCGGTGCCGATCGCGGCGGTGATCAACGGGGCCACGTATGCGGTGCACAGCGATCACCTGAACACGCCGAGACGCCTGAGCAATGCCAGCGGGCAAGCCGTCTGGCAGTGGAGCTACAGCGCGTTCGGGGAGGAGAAGCCGACGATTGCGAAGAACAGGTTCGCGAACCTGGACACGACACCCAACCCGGGGACCACGAACCTCTCGGCGGTGAAGTTCAACCTGCGGTATCCGGGGCAGTATGCGGATGAGGAGTCGGGGCTGTTCTACAACGGGTTCAGAACCTACAGTCCGACCATCGGACGGTATACGCAAGGGGATCCCATCGGCCTCGGTGGAGGGTGGAATCGCTTCGGCTATGTCGGCGGAAATCCGCTCGGCGCAACGGACCGCGCTGGCCTCGACTGGGACTGCTACATCCCAGGAGGATGTGTGTATCGCCCGCAGCTTTTCAGTCCAGAGGGTGTTCCCATTGCTCCACCAGCAGCCTCTTGGCCGAAACCGCGACAGGTTTCACCGCTGGATTTCACGATACCGGGAATGATTCAGGACCTGTGCAAGGGAATCAGTGATCGGATGTTCTCGGACGGAGGTAGAAAGAAGGATGTACCCAATCGGGCTGATCCTGGCTCAGTCATCGAAGGCAATCACCGCACGCGAGAATATGGATCGGATGGAAAGCCAGTCAGGGATTTCGACAAACCGCATCAAGGCTATGAACGCCCGCATGTTCACGAATGGGAAGGCGGCGCCAGAGAGCATCCTGGACGTGATTATTCCCCGTGGCCACAAGGAGGAAATTGA
- the treZ gene encoding malto-oligosyltrehalose trehalohydrolase yields MKRVHAMPFGASVHGGGVDFALWAPSAASVVLLHTPAGGEPAPHAMQRGADGWHRLTLADARDGDSYAYRLPDGTTMPDPASRFNPQDVHKPSQVVDPGRFEWTDDAWRGRPWHEAVVYELHVGTFTEEGTFRAARERLGELAELGITAVELMPLADFPGARNWGYDGVLQFAPDASYGTPDDLKVLVAAAHALGLMVLVDVVYNHFGPEGNYLHACCPEFFNAAERTPWGAAINFDGPGSRTVRDFFIHNALYWIEEFHLDGLRMDAIHAIRDASPTHIVQEIRAALDAGPARERHVHLVLENDANQASMLSRDAGGRPIAGTAQWNDDLHHAVHTLATGERDGYYADYADDPPAGFARALAEGFIYQGQASAFRGGEPRGEPSTALPSAAFVSYLQTHDQVGNRAFGERIHALGDPVLVRAAFACLLLSPHVPMFFMGDEFAASSPFLYFCDFGPELASAVAEGRRAEFGGFAAFADEAARARIPDPNARETFLASKLRWRERGRQPHFARLCEVKQLLDVRHRVLVPLMAGARHGGSHESGNGVVRVRWDLGGKRLHLLAHLGTAPSAQATASPGTTIYSVDAVADASDPSALRLARGAVLATLEDIAGG; encoded by the coding sequence ATGAAACGCGTCCACGCCATGCCCTTCGGCGCCAGCGTGCATGGCGGCGGCGTCGACTTCGCACTCTGGGCGCCCTCGGCGGCCAGCGTCGTGCTGCTGCACACGCCAGCCGGGGGAGAGCCCGCGCCGCACGCCATGCAGCGCGGCGCCGACGGCTGGCACCGCCTCACGCTGGCCGATGCGCGCGATGGCGACAGCTATGCCTACCGCCTGCCGGACGGCACCACCATGCCGGACCCGGCCTCGCGCTTCAATCCGCAGGACGTCCACAAGCCGAGCCAGGTCGTCGACCCGGGCCGCTTCGAGTGGACCGACGACGCGTGGCGCGGCCGTCCCTGGCACGAGGCCGTGGTGTACGAGCTGCATGTCGGCACCTTCACCGAGGAGGGCACCTTCCGGGCCGCACGCGAGCGGCTCGGCGAACTCGCGGAGCTCGGCATCACCGCCGTCGAGCTCATGCCGCTCGCGGATTTTCCCGGTGCGCGCAACTGGGGCTACGACGGCGTGCTGCAGTTCGCGCCCGACGCGAGCTACGGCACGCCCGACGACCTCAAGGTGCTGGTCGCCGCCGCGCATGCGCTGGGGCTCATGGTGCTGGTCGACGTGGTCTACAACCACTTCGGCCCGGAGGGCAACTACCTGCATGCGTGCTGCCCCGAGTTCTTCAACGCGGCGGAGCGCACGCCCTGGGGCGCGGCCATCAACTTCGACGGGCCGGGCTCGCGCACGGTGCGCGACTTCTTCATCCACAACGCGCTCTATTGGATCGAAGAGTTCCACCTCGACGGCCTGCGCATGGATGCGATCCACGCCATCCGCGATGCGTCGCCCACGCACATCGTGCAGGAAATCCGCGCGGCGCTGGACGCCGGCCCGGCGCGCGAACGGCATGTGCACCTGGTGCTGGAGAACGATGCCAACCAGGCCTCGATGCTTTCGCGCGACGCCGGCGGCCGGCCCATTGCGGGCACCGCGCAGTGGAACGACGACCTTCACCATGCGGTGCACACGCTGGCCACCGGCGAGCGCGACGGCTACTACGCCGACTATGCCGACGACCCGCCGGCCGGCTTTGCGCGCGCCCTGGCCGAGGGCTTCATCTACCAGGGGCAGGCCTCGGCCTTTCGCGGCGGAGAGCCGCGCGGCGAACCCAGCACGGCGTTGCCGTCCGCGGCCTTCGTGTCCTACCTGCAGACGCACGACCAGGTCGGCAACCGCGCCTTCGGCGAGCGCATCCACGCGCTGGGCGATCCGGTGCTGGTGCGCGCCGCGTTCGCCTGCCTGCTGTTGTCGCCGCATGTGCCGATGTTCTTCATGGGCGACGAGTTCGCGGCGTCCTCGCCGTTTCTCTACTTCTGCGACTTCGGCCCCGAGCTGGCCTCCGCCGTGGCCGAAGGGCGGCGCGCGGAGTTCGGCGGCTTTGCGGCCTTTGCCGACGAAGCGGCGCGCGCGCGCATTCCCGACCCCAACGCGCGCGAGACTTTTCTTGCCTCGAAGCTGCGCTGGCGTGAGCGCGGCAGGCAGCCGCACTTCGCGCGCCTGTGCGAGGTGAAGCAATTGCTGGATGTGCGCCATCGCGTCCTGGTGCCGCTCATGGCGGGCGCGCGCCATGGCGGAAGCCATGAGTCCGGGAACGGTGTCGTCCGTGTCCGATGGGACCTGGGCGGCAAGCGCCTTCATCTGCTGGCGCACCTGGGCACCGCGCCCTCCGCGCAAGCCACGGCGTCACCCGGGACCACGATCTACAGTGTCGATGCCGTGGCGGATGCGTCCGACCCCTCGGCCCTGCGCCTCGCGCGCGGCGCCGTGCTCGCAACACTGGAGGACATTGCCGGTGGATGA